Part of the Mytilus trossulus isolate FHL-02 chromosome 2, PNRI_Mtr1.1.1.hap1, whole genome shotgun sequence genome is shown below.
gtgtatttttttttttcatggacTTATAATTATAAACTCTATTGAAAAAAACctaatatacatttaattttatgatGTATATCTGCTCGATTACAGGTAATGGAAAGTGAAGAATTTATGCTTTTACCAGTGAACCAGTTAGTGGATATAATATCTAGTGACGAATTAAATGTAGGATCAGAGGAACAAGTTTTTAATGCTGTCATGTCCTGGGTGAAATACAACACACAGGAACGAAGATGTCACCTACCTACTGTAAGTCATCActgtatttcaaaatacatatgTATATCTTAAGTTACTGttcatgtatataatttaataatgtgtacatttataattatgaataacTGATAAATGGTGACAAAGGTGAGATTTAACTAATGCAAAAACTTGATACTGTAAGTTCTCACTGTATGACCTGGACAAAATACATATCTGATTTAgtctttttggtgttttaaagcAGCTTTTAAGCACCACTCTTGGGCTATTTTAGTTGCcaccagtttttattggtgagGGAAGCCAGAGTGTTTGGAGACAACCATGAcattcgataggaaaactgacaatcctagtcaattaagattgaagtCAAGTGCACCTGCACAAGCGAGGTTAAAActtacaacctcagtgttgacgggctagtgattacagtagtaactactaaGACAAATAGGACTCCAAGGCCAACAGTACAATATCTTAAAAGAGAACtgtaaatttattaataaatgtttgcaTTTATAATTGCAAATAACTAGTTACTAACAAGGTGACATGTCAAAATATAGTACAGTTAAATTCACATGTATTCCATGATTTAACTAACTTCAATTTTTCTCTTACAGGTCACACAACATGTTAGATTACCCCTAATGAGTCCAAAGTTTTTAGTTGGGACAGTTGGTTCAGACATTTTAATAAAGAGTGATGAATCCTGTAGAGATCTTGTTGATGAAGCCAAAAATTATCTGTTATTGCCACAAGAAAGACCATTGATGCAAGGACCAAGAACAAGACCAAGAAAACCAATTAGATGTGGAGAAGTACTCTTTgcaggtacatgtataaaaatataatttcgtTTGTGGTAAACATCTTCACTTTATATTACGAAAATTGGTACGGAACATGGCAGGCTGAACAAGCCTGAAAGTGACTTCAAAATACAGTTTGCTGTCAATTTGATAGCTCATTTCTTGAAGGATTTGTCTTTGTTCTTTAcagtacatatttaaaaatttaagtgGCAATGTATGATTTAATTGATTCACAACTGTTCAGAGTTATAGAACTCTTTtagttttatatcaaatacatgACAGTATGGATCACTTGCACTTTTCAGAAAGTTTGTATAAGTTCAAACTgtaatatgttttttgtttgtttgcccaTTGCATTTATGTGATAAAGAATGATTAgctaaaatatttcttttaaaaaggttACTACTCCATTTGATTCTGAAGTAGTGTGAGCTAAATATATATGCACTTAAACatgatagtttttattttattcatattctattatttacaaaaaaatcagttttatcATAAGAAAATCTACACTGTTTGGAATAAAAGATTTTCACAGAGGTTAAACATTGGTGATCATGGTTTGCTATTTCAATAACTCCTGAGAATATAGAATTGTCATTGAATACAAATCAGATACTTCATTAGTTGTAtagaaatattaacaataagTCATACATTTAGAAAATTACATGCAAAATAATTTGACAGTCACTTGctcttattttaaaacattgttaatttatttatagttgGAGGTTGGTGCAGTGGTGATGCAATTTCAAGTGTTGAACGTTATGATCCTCAAACAAATGAATGGCGGATGGTTGCACCAATGAGTAAACGGAGATGTGGAGTGGGTGTAACAGTACTAAATGATCTATTGTATGCAGTTGGAGGACATGATGGACAGTCATATTTAAATAGCATTGAAAGGTAATTGTCCCAGCTATTAATCAATAAAGCCCAAAAACAGCTGGCATGCATTTGACTCTTACCATGCTgaattgtttttagaaaatgtctaattttcttttatttgccaaaatatgcaaaatatatGCAAATGAGCTGCTGATGTCTAATGATTCTAACTAAGATATGTGATCAAAGGTCTGGGTAGTTTGAGCGAGGAGCTGATGGTAGGTGGACAGAAATTTGTCCCAAAGTTGGTTgtcaagtgcaaaaaaaaaggaacaacacTGTAGTTTGCATGTGTAGTGAACCACAGTAAACACATTCACAAAAATATGTAAGTTGGAGTGTGATCTGGATACAGCATTTAGAAGATCATTTGCACAAAATTGGAATTTCCTGATTGTGGACGATTGCAAAAATTTCAGTTAAATAAGAACTACATTCTATCACCCATTGGTTATATCTGTCATAAGGTTTCGATTATAAAccaataaattataatatgtaATTACTTTCAATAgcagtatttgttattttttctttcagattTGATCCCCAGACAAATCAGTGGAGTGGTGAGGTAGCTCCTACTAGTTCCTGTAGAACAAGTGTGGGTGTGGCAGTCTTAGATGGATATATGTATGCTGTTGGGGGTCAGGACGGGGTATCATGTCTCAATTTTGTTGAAAGGTATATTGGCTATACCATTTACACATAATGAATGcagtaaattttacaaatataaattgcaATATTAAGATTCTACAATCTGTAATTGTTCTTATACAACAGGAATACATAAAAAGCATCCAGGAACCAATATTTCATTACCAACATTGCTataattgtgtttaaatgttttataataataatatatgagGTCAGAGGGTCAAGAAATAACATCTTTTTGGTAtttcattctttaaattttcattcatattcTTAAAAATATAGTCAAATGTCCCACATGTTTTTCATTTCCTACAAACATACATTTGTTAGAACTAGTGTATGGAAAACACAGAAGACTTGGAGGTATTAAAGTAATGAGGTATAGTTTGATGACgaacattttgtattaaaaaataaaacattgtattATTGTAATGTGAACAAAATCTTATGGATTTTCTTGCAGATATGACCCTCAATTAAATAAATGGGCTAAGGTAGCCTCAATGAGTACAAGAAGATTAGGAGTAGGTGTAGCTGTACTGATGGGCTACCTCTATGCTGTAGGAGGAAGTGATGGGACCTCACCTTTAAATACAGGTTTGTTGATCTTTTCcattcataaattttattacttgtttggctttagtTGGAATGCAATTTAGATAGCATTTCTACTTGTATATAATTTAGCATCCTGGAATTCCAAAAATGATTTCAGAGACACAGGGTTCTGTAGAAACTcctattgaatattttttactgttgtAAGTTATTTATCATAAATAGAATAGAAACTGAGATTTAATGAAACTAATAGATTTAAACTAATATCCAAGTACCAATTGAGTTTGAAGCAATGGTATGGTATAATAAGTTACcataatttaaaagatataacaaaagtttaacaattttttacaGTTGAACGTTATGATCCAAGAACCAATCGTTGGACACCTGTTGCTCCCATGGGAACAAGACGTAAACACCTAGGTGTAGCAGTGtataataatatgatatatgcTGTTGGAGGCAGGGATGATACCACAGAATTGAGTAGTGCTGAAAGATATAATCCACATTCTAATACATGGCAACCTGTTGTTGCTATGACCTCTAGAAGAAGTGGGGTAGGTTAATTCTTAACGAATGAATAATGAGATTTGGGATACATATGATTATAGAATATAGCTTCAAGACAGTAACCCAAAAGTTACAGtgtaaagaaaatgaatgaaaatagaTATCACATATGGTATAAAGTACAAGGAAAAGCTATCATTCTCATTTGATAATACAATCTTTAGGCTGGAGACTTGGAATTTTACAATACTAATGTGTTTacgaaaataagaagatgtgatttaattgacaatgagacattGATAtgagctataaaaggccctgaaaaaCACTTTTCAAGATGCAGTTTGAAATAAGACATTATGaccaacttattttaaaatttcagccCTTTGCACATTTACAAGCACTATGTTTATGAAAATATGCTCTTAGTTTATTATGATGATAAACTTTCtgcttcatttgaaaatttgaaaaatcaaacacatttttattatgaactctaatgtaaacaaaatttaactaattttggcatttttatgttaaataagTGAAATATATTAGTATGGTGAATAAAAATTCTTTGAGAAATGTGAAATGCATATATAAAGGGGAGACAACCTTGGTATTTTGAAGATCACCCAGTATA
Proteins encoded:
- the LOC134706959 gene encoding kelch-like protein 20; the encoded protein is MNNKMERAASPARLAYTSDKHPRHTLESINVLRKHRELCDVVLIVGQRKIFAHRVILSACSPYFHAMFTGELAESRQTEVTIRDIDEAAMELLIDFCYTSNITVEESNVQTLLPAACLLQLAEIQDVCCEFLKRQLDPSNCLGIRAFADTHACRDLLRIADKFTQHNFQEVMESEEFMLLPVNQLVDIISSDELNVGSEEQVFNAVMSWVKYNTQERRCHLPTVTQHVRLPLMSPKFLVGTVGSDILIKSDESCRDLVDEAKNYLLLPQERPLMQGPRTRPRKPIRCGEVLFAVGGWCSGDAISSVERYDPQTNEWRMVAPMSKRRCGVGVTVLNDLLYAVGGHDGQSYLNSIERFDPQTNQWSGEVAPTSSCRTSVGVAVLDGYMYAVGGQDGVSCLNFVERYDPQLNKWAKVASMSTRRLGVGVAVLMGYLYAVGGSDGTSPLNTVERYDPRTNRWTPVAPMGTRRKHLGVAVYNNMIYAVGGRDDTTELSSAERYNPHSNTWQPVVAMTSRRSGVGLAVVNGQLMAIGGFDGTTYLKTIEVYDPETNSWKLCGGMNYRRLGGGVGVVRMPQNESHLW